From a single Sander vitreus isolate 19-12246 chromosome 2, sanVit1, whole genome shotgun sequence genomic region:
- the LOC144526824 gene encoding glutaryl-CoA dehydrogenase, mitochondrial-like — translation MALRGAVTRLLSNSQKCAAVTVSRAQGTAATAAKDAEDNKKPTKEPKVAFNWRDALNLEGQLTEEEIMIRDSFRDYCQEKLMPRILMANRHEHFHREIVSEMGELGVLGPTIKGYGCAGTSYVAYGLIAREVERVDSGYRSVMSVQSSLVMHPINAYGTEAQKEKYLPRLARGEILGCFGLTEPNHGSDPGSMETKAKYNPSSSTFTVSGAKTWITNSPVADIAVVWAKCDDGKVRGFILERGMKGLATPKIEGKFSLRASATGMILMDEVEVPQENLLPNVSGLAGPFGCLNNARYGIAWGALGAAEFCFHAARQYTLDRIQFGVPLARNQLMQKKMADMLTEITLGLQSCLTLGRLIDQKKAAPDMISMLKRNSCGKALDIARQARDMLGGNGIADEYHIIRHVMNLEAVNTYEGTHDIHALILGRAITGLQSFTVGK, via the exons atggctCTCAGAGGTGCCGTCACCCGCCTGCTCTCCAACAGCCAGAAATGTGCTGCTGTCACAGTGTCGAGAGCCCAGGGCACAGCTGCTACCGCTGCCAAAG ATGCTGAAGACAATAAAAAGCCAACGAAGGAAC CCAAGGTGGCCTTCAACTGGCGGGATGCACTGAATCTGGAGGGCCAGCTGACCGAGGAGGAGATCATGATCCGGGACTCTTTCCGCGACTACTGCCAGGAAAAACTCATGCCCCGCATCCTCATGGCCAACAGACATGAAC ATTTCCACCGGGAGATTGTCTCAGAGATGGGAGAGTTGGGCGTCTTAGGCCCAACTATTAAAG GGTACGGCTGTGCAGGCACGAGTTACGTGGCGTACGGCTTGATTGCCAGAGAGGTTGAGAGAGTGGACAGCGGGTATCGGTCGGTCATGAGTGTCCAATCTTCACTGGTCATGCACCCTATCAATGCTTACGGCACTGAGGCCCAAAAGGAGAAGTACCTGCCGCGGCTTG CTCGGGGAGAAATCCTAGGCTGCTTTGGCTTGACAGAGCCTAACCACGGCAGTGATCCCGGCAGTATGGAGACCAAGGCCAAATACAACCCATCCAGTAGTACCTTCACCGTCAGTGGAGCCAAGACCTG GATCACAAATTCCCCCGTGGCAGACATTGCAGTGGTGTGGGCCAAGTGTGACGATGGTAAGGTGCGAGGTTTCATCTTGGAGCGTGGCATGAAGGGGTTGGCCACCCCCAAGATTGAGGGCAAGTTCTCACTGAGGGCATCAGCCACCGGCATGATCCTGATGGACGAAGTGGAAGTTCCCCAGGAGAACCTGCTGCCCAACGTCTCTGGTCTGGCT GGTCCTTTTGGCTGTCTGAACAACGCCCGGTATGGCATTGCATGGGGAGCTCTGGGAGCTGCTGAATTTTGCTTCCATGCCGCACGGCAGTACACACTGGAcag AATCCAGTTTGGGGTGCCACTGGCCAGGAACCAGCTGATGCAGAAGAAAATGGCTGACATGCTGACAGAGATCACCCTTGGGCTGCAGTCATGTCTGACCCTGGGAAGACTTATTGATCAGAAGAA AGCAGCACCAGACATGATCTCCATGCTAAAGAGGAATAGCTGTGGCAAGGCTTTGGATATTGCCAGACAAGCCAGAGACATGCTGGGAGGAAATGGCATCGCAGATGAGTACCACATAATCCGTCACGTCATGAACCTGGAGGCCGTCAACACCTACGAGG GAACTCACGACATCCATGCCTTGATCCTGGGCAGAGCCATCACTGGACTGCAGTCTTTCACTGTTGGAAAGTAA
- the syce2 gene encoding synaptonemal complex central element protein 2 has product MDFFFDDLPSTSQSTPKSGHEDSQLTEDMDPDSSRGKFSNTSMTETQGQHTCSNIDDISRRVQELVEKINDNRTSDQKVMDSFQEKLVQKVTEMCRQMKEHMYTVYEENSNEMQVKLQVLSEVLESCTKLNSELIEANQALASLRGGLAINQTSEP; this is encoded by the exons atggaTTTTTTCTTTGACGACCTACCATCCACCTCACAGTCCACTCCCAAGAGCGGACATGAAGATTCACAGCTG ACAGAAGACATGGACCCAGATTCATCAAGAGGGAAGTTTTCAAACACAAGCATGACTGAGACTCAAGGGCAGCACACCTG CTCCAATATAGATGACATCAGCAGGAGAGTACAGGAACTGGTGGAAAAGATAAACGACAACCGCACCAGTGACCAGAAAGTGATGGACAGCTTCCAGGAGAAGTTAGTGCAGAAG GTGACAGAGATGTGTCGGCAGATGAAGGAGCACATGTACACGGTCTATGAAGAGAACAGTAATGAGATGCAGGTGAAGCTGCAGGTGTTGTCCGAGGTGCTGGAGAGCTGCACTAAGCTCAACAGTGAGCTAATAGAGGCCAACCAGGCGCTGGCAAGTCTCAGAGGGGGCCTGGCCATTAACCAGACATCAGAACCCTGA
- the LOC144526834 gene encoding uncharacterized protein LOC144526834, translating to MDNFNYTNKGGLPFQFSVQNGEPLYTEYKPPSRDLIQLPKSVLYLVVAALVVVGVAYAIVGHLIKDLMLDITDCLLGPLDEDLKKEQERAKGVTPLHLPPVLSHSHPNAFHVWDQDDIIIPMTPPNESPDSSPLMAVIPYIPSIFPNSHSVHSPSYSHPIPKESDA from the exons ATGGACAACTTTAACTACACAAACAAAGGCGGACTTCCATTCCAGTTCTCTGTTCAAAATGGGGAGCCTCTGTACACGGAGTACAAGCCTCCTTCCAGGGACCTCATCCAGCTTCCTAAATCAGTCCTCTACCTTGTGGTGGCTGCTCTGGTCGTAGTTGGTGTTGCTTATGCTATCGTGGGTCACCTCATCAAAGACCTCATGCTGGATATAACAG ACTGTTTGCTGGGCCCACTCGATGAGGACCtgaaaaaagagcaagagagagcgaAGGGAGTCACCCCTCTGCACTTGCCACCTGTCCTCAGTCACTCCCACCCAAATGCCTTCCACGTGTGGGACCAGGATGACATCATCATCCCCATGACTCCCCCAAATGAAAGCCCGGATTCCAGCCCTCTGATGGCCGTCATCCCATACATACCTTCAATTTTTCCCAACTCCCACAGCGTCCACAGCCCGTCCTACAGTCATCCAATCCCGAAGGAGAGTGATGCATGA